The genomic region aaaaacgttttccccatattaaaaccaagttctctataaccaatggctctgataccaatctgtcacacccccaaaatccacctgcggagtatcaccgcttgggagcgtgactgaccaggatcaagccaccaatcatattgaacatgtaattaatattaagtgaaataaatgtaaaccatccattcaatacaataggtgttcaaaacataaccatagttcaaaatgtagcggaagcatagtaaataatccaacaatagttaatagttttaacgGTCATAATAGTCCAatgtagaaaccacgatccttgtccacaacgacccgcttctccagtgcaagctccaagtacctaacgacctgcaaggcatgtaacagaatgatcaacaaactagttgagcgagttcacagtaagtaagtgcgtaacggtaagtaacgggtggctctactgggccaatagtaagttatacaggtgggggcttcccatgttatgtgaccactagactattcgtatcaactactcgtatcatccctgttcttcgtccgagaacagtagcgaggatagaagtaagtaatgcgtacacgtaggttttacgtgcgtgcctgacatccgaggcagtaattggcatatgaccacgtaggtgttatcctaacctacggaacgtatccttcacaaccgaggatagaagcaagtaatgcgtacacgtaggttttacgtgcgtatccttcgtaccgaggatagtaattggcatgtgaccacgtaggtgttatcctaacctacggaacgtatccttcacaaccgaggatagaagcaagtaatgcgtacacgtaggttttacgtgcgtatccttcgtaccgaggatagtaattggcatgtgaccacgtaggtgttatcctaacctacggaaccgtcctgacatccgaggaccatgataggtgatagtctaggaaagcatatgtacattcttagtcaatgataacctttaacccattcccacaacccgggaatcccatgccttagtaggagtgtgaactcacctcggtttgctcggtatgttattgcttctagggtttgctaatcgtctaagtccgttacacacgacctaggatgtgttgtacatgatacgatgtaagtgtttgcatccaattagggtttgcaagtcattgatattcaagTAATTGTGTTCAGTGTGATTACGGTGTACAGGATGACATAAGATGGTTTGTTCACATATAGCAGCACACAACATCATACAGATTCGTATACAGACATAACCAGTAGCATGAAGAATCATATAGTAAGCATACGGTGACAAGCAACGCCACATCGTGCCATATAGGGTTTTGAATTTGGTATTGCTAACGCCATATATGTAACTTAGTCTATCATACCCTCAACGAAAGTCATAACAAGTACTATTGTGGAGGATTTCAGACTTGTGCATGAATTTCAAGGAATCAGGCCCATATTGCAAGTCAACACATTCACTAAGTTCATCACAAGCAATCAACAAGTATATGAAACTCAGATAATAGGCTACCCCCTTACAAACTCGGATAGCCTATGTTTGTTTCAAAATAAGTCGGACATTGCACAATCATTTAAATTCGGACCCTAGTGTTCATGTATTAAACTCGGCCCATCACAAgaccaagaaactcggaccacttAAAGCttgcttaaactcggaccatttacatatgattaaactcggacccaaaGACAAGTCCCTCAAACTCGGTCCAAGGCATGTTTAATAAACTCAGAACATATAacatcattaaactcggacatgaactcttattaaactcggaccaagtgcaCAACTTAAATTCGGACCATGTGACTCATTTAAGTTCGGACCATTACTAATCAATTAAGTTCGGTCCATTTACAAACCAATTAAGTTCGGTCCATTATACATATAACAAACTCAGACTTCAATTAACaattaaactcagacaaacatGATTATAAACCTCAGACTTAACATAATTCATGGAGATTCAATTACATTGAAACGATTTCAACAGTTACGCTCTCTACAACACCATCAGTTACGTTCATCAATCCAATACCCTAGTTTCATACATTCTAATCACAATTATCAGAATGATTCACAGTTATGATCTAACAAGTCGTGCATTTTGATCACCAAGCAATCGATTAAATGACTAATCATGTTCATCACACAGTAATCAACATCAATCAAAAACACAGAAGCATCATGTGGAGACTAGGGTTTACAATCATTCAAGAAttaagaaatcaataaacaatcaagcacaaatcattaacaattaccttgaatgattctagagaaagaggaatcaagagtgatgattttcttgtgccaaatgatttggtgatgattgctagagagccaaggagatgagagtacgtgctttggttttggtgaaagtgattagtgaaaaggggattagggttaagtataatcaagttcactaatggctctctacacccctaactaatataatttacaatagtTCACCATCTCATAAttatttcatagttccaccaccaagtttacacatttgacaagtttcacaaatacaatcaaacaatcagaacataaataatttcatggcaatcaatacatgatcgtgcaataaatacgaatagaatcttggaaattcgagttgtcacaagtgGGGATGTGGTCATTATGTTAAAAGGTgtgtaaagaattaaataaataaaaaaccatGAAAAAAATTGATTGGAGAAAGAATAGGACGATGAAGGGTGATTGGACAAACAAATGGGGGCAAGGGCGTGGAAAATAGCACGTCTCAACTGATTTGGACAAAAAAACGCCCACGGGGGCGGAGGTGGTGGCATGCTCCGGCGTTGTTGGGCAAAAAAACGCCCGAAATATacaccactacgggtggtctaaatATCCAAACATTGAAATTTATTGAATACGATAATAATACTTATGAGTCTATGTCAATGAGGTAGTGGTAGAGTGGTTGGTGAAAGAACTGATGGTCTTTGTGATACAGGTTCGATTCTCACTCTTATCATTTtttttctgcggcatccaggtgaataGCGAATACGGGTAGCGCCTATTCGACTTGGATAAGAGGCAAGGTTTTTCCGATTATTCccctgtcgtgccttcgggcgggtggaggtcgggtttccgcacGGCTGGAGAGAGCCAAGAGGCTGACGGCGGTCGAGTGGTCGACCTTAGTCACAACATCCGATGTCACGATGGTTAACATGTCATTacttgccattcaaaaaaaaaaaaaagaaaagaaaacttaTGAGTCTATCACCAAGTAAAAATACCAAGTATAAATGGTATTTTACATGTTAAAAGATATATTTGAAATTGTCCGTTAAGTCAATTACATTTCCCTAAAGTATTTGATGGTTATTAAATTACATTTCCTTAAAGTATTCGATTATTAAATTAGAGGACTATAAGATCAATAGATAATAAATGTTTGAGAAAGGTTGTTAGTTGAACCGGTCTTACCAAACAAATCGTAAACAAAAGGTTGAACCCATTCTATACCGGTCCAAAGCAAGAATCCTTAACTGGACCTTGAGTCGAAAGTATCTTGGTCGTTGTTAAAGTGGGTCCCACGAATTTCATTTTTGTGAATTAAAAGTTGTAAAGCGATAAAACTACTCAACCCACTTCACCACCCTGTCACCACCCGTACCTgtccccccaccccaccccaccctaCCCCCGGTCCGCCCGAACCGGTCCATCTCCTCACGTGCCAAGCACACCCCCTCCACACGTGCCAAAGCCCAACACATCTTTTTGTGGCTGTGTGGTGCAACAAAtaaaagctagagagagaaacacaAACACAAGTGCAAGTGCAACCAATATGTTTCTCTAGTTCTTCATCTCTATAATTCCAATTCATATGAGGATCAGGAAGCGTTTTTTATCTCTTTATGGAGGTGTTACCGCGTTGTCCGATCTTCACGGTGGCAACCACAACAACCACCAGCAGCCACCACAGCTGGTGCAACATCTAGAACTGCACCCAAATGGGAATCAATGTCACAACCATCTTCAGCCATCTTCCTCCGATCACACCACGCAGATCGGACTTCCACCCGATATTCGGGGTTCATCCGGTGACCGCAGCGACCGAAACAAGACCAAGGTACTTCATTTTGTTATAAAGAAACTGCACCATAAGTCTTGAATTCATGAAAGTCTGAAACAGTCATACAGCAGTAGATCTTGCATCTGTGTATATATTATTATGTTTGTATAATATCTTTTATAGATCTTTAAGGAGTTGGAGTCTGATGAGAAGAAACAGCCAATCAAGACTGACTTCAGGTAGGTTGTTCCGGTCTGAATCTTTTAGGGACACATATTATTtgttattaattattttaacaccCACAAGGAAATAATTTGTCTTAATTTATTCACGAATTAAGAGAAATAATATAAAGAAAATTATTAGTCGCTGGAAGTGCAAAAACACTGTAGAATAGTGTTTTTATATCAGGTTATTGAGCCACCCATATGTACGACCCTAATCCTAAAAATTGCACCATGTGGTGCATGTTAGCATGAAAGCGAACTGGTCCCCATATACAATGTTCATATATAACATGGGTCTTAATCTGCTAGTCGTATTTCATAATTCTCATCTACCTTTTCTTTGTTCTTTCTTTCATTTTTGGTAATCCATATAATCACACACGCATACACACTAATAGAAGTggatatttttctttttgttcttgctTGTTTGTAGGAAAGAAAGCATCTTGTGTGCAGAAGCAAAGAATCATGATCTTGGTATGTTAAGTTAAGTTCAGTATGTGTGTTTTTTGTGTATgtaagtgtgtgtttgtgtgtatatGTTTGAAAACGGTGTGGGATTAGATTGTCAGTGGTGTGTGTATAGCGGACCACATTATATATTATCGTTAAGTTGTTTTGTATCTCTAGTTATGAAAGGATGGCTTCAAGGAGATTGCTTGGTTCCAACAAAAAAGAAAAGAGGAAGCTACGGGAGAAGATTGAACAATGATATTGTGCAAGATAATGAGAAGAATGATGATAAATGTGTGGCAATGAGTTCATCAAAGAAGAACATCAAAAAGGAAAAGAGAGAGGGTGTGATAATGGAAGGATCAAGGTGTAGCCGTGTAAACGGAAGGGGGTGGAGGTGCAGCCAACAAACCCTTGTTGGGTACTCATTGTGTGAGCATCATTTAGGCAAAGGAAGGGTTAGAAACATGACTAGTACTGCACGGGCACAAGCTATTGCACGAAAAGATAAAAAAGCGGAATCTCCATCCATAGATCATGACGAGGCTGAAGACGATAATGATGACGATGaaaaggatgatgatgaagagttCAAAGATTGGGATGTGGAGTCAATGTCATCCATGGAGGGTACGAAGGTATTCAGTAAAAAGACGAAGCTTGGGGTGGTAAAGGCCAGATCTTTAAGTAGCTTGTTGAGCCAATTATAAGCAGTTAAAGCATTGTGATAGCATGTATGTTCAATTATAGACTGAGGAGATATGATACCGGATCAGATAGGCGATGGGAATTTGCTTCTTCACATTCCAAGAGACAAACTGTACATGTTAGTTTGTTTAAAGCCGTAGTTATATTCATAATTATATCTCTATGCAACTCTTGTATTCACTCATGGACAGCTTCTTTTTCTTTGATTAGCTAATATCTCTATCAAACTCTATCATATCTCTATAATATAGTGTTGGTGGTGTATATTTTTATAGATATGATGAGAAACAGTGTTAGTTTCATGTGCTAGAAAGTAATTGTCTCCTGATACGCATGTCTTAACAGTATAAAAACTATATAGTAGTTTGAATGAAATTTTTGAGTAACGTACTCCAGTTTTTGAATGGTCACCGTGTCTGACTGAAATAAGTGAAGTTTCCATTTACAGATTGAACATGGACCAGAGTGCACCCATGCAAGCCAACCCAATATACATGAAAGATTCCATGAGAGCGTCTGTCTAGTTTGGAGTTATATGTGAAGGAATCTTGGCCTTTCAATTCGAACATTCTTTaaaaaattttggttttgaatCGCAAACATGTGATGGATTGAAAAGTTTTCGTGGAGGGAAATGCTTAATTAACTTCAAACGTATTTTTGTAAAACATATTATATCTTCATCGCTAATATTCGCAAGTTTATCTTTTTCTACTGTATAGATTATGTTAGATGCAAAACCACTGTATAAATATGTGCATGGAAAAACATTTAGATTTCCTCATGTGTGGTATATTCGTATGTCGAACTGATGAACAGCATGAGTATGTAAGAGATATTAATCATCTTAATTTATTCTTAACATCAAATGTTTCTCTATAAGATGGTTAATCCTTAATCTCTTCTTGATCAGCGAATGAGCTTGCTATGAGGATGAATCTGCGAACCAAGAACACCATGAAGCTTGTTACAAGGAGGAGAGGTGAGGGTTCTCCTTATAAGCATCCTCCAGCATGAGAATAAGTGTTCGTTTAATGAGAATAAGTGTCCGTTTAATGAGAGTAAAAGAGTGTCTGTTAATTGTGAAAGAGTAAGAGAGCCGGTCCTTAAACCTGTGGTTGAAGGCTGGTATATATAGACAAAGAGTGTGGAGAAAGAGATGGGGTGATGGGTATTGAGCCAGACGTCGCCAACAAGGAATGCACGGTTGGACCCCT from Helianthus annuus cultivar XRQ/B chromosome 10, HanXRQr2.0-SUNRISE, whole genome shotgun sequence harbors:
- the LOC110884672 gene encoding uncharacterized protein LOC110884672; translation: MRIRKRFLSLYGGVTALSDLHGGNHNNHQQPPQLVQHLELHPNGNQCHNHLQPSSSDHTTQIGLPPDIRGSSGDRSDRNKTKIFKELESDEKKQPIKTDFRKESILCAEAKNHDLVMKGWLQGDCLVPTKKKRGSYGRRLNNDIVQDNEKNDDKCVAMSSSKKNIKKEKREGVIMEGSRCSRVNGRGWRCSQQTLVGYSLCEHHLGKGRVRNMTSTARAQAIARKDKKAESPSIDHDEAEDDNDDDEKDDDEEFKDWDVESMSSMEGTKVFSKKTKLGVVKARSLSSLLSQL